Proteins from one Denticeps clupeoides unplaced genomic scaffold, fDenClu1.1, whole genome shotgun sequence genomic window:
- the LOC114772173 gene encoding neuronal acetylcholine receptor subunit alpha-5-like, protein MVGTQSMVYTLIQLLHSFQFCSTLRSPNLSSYARTEDKLFKNLFSNYQKWVRPVKELNGTIRVKFGLAISQLVDVDEKNQLMTTNVWMKQEWMDLKLRWNPDDYLGITAIRVPSDSIWIPDIVLYDNADGHFEATITKAVVRYDGTISWTPPANYKSSCTIDVTFFPFDLQNCSMKFGSWTYDGSQVDILLEDVQVDKKDYFDNGEWEIVTATGSRGMRSDGTFLYPFIKYSFIIRRLPLFYTLFLIIPCIGLSFLTILVFYLPSNGGEKISLCTSVLVSLTVFLLVIEEIIPSSSKVIPLIGEYLVFTMIFVTLSIVITVFAINIHHRSSSTHHSMAPWVRRIFLHSLPKLLCMRSHVDRYATSSGKLRPAEAGREDNGHVTKNSKQETNPLLYSRTSLQAALDSIRYIALHVVKENEVREVVQDWKFVAQVLDRVFLWVFLLVSVLGSALLFIPVIYKWASIVVPSYNGISS, encoded by the exons ATGGTGGGAACACAGAGCATGGTTTACACCCTCATACAGTTACTACACAGTTTCCAGTTTTGCTCCACACTGC GAAGCCCTAATTTATCCTCCTATGCTAGAACAGAGgacaagctttttaaaaacctctTCAGCAACTACCAGAAATGGGTGAGGCCGGTGAAGGAACTGAATGGGACAATTCGTGTCAAATTCGGACTGGCTATCTCCCAACTGGTAGATGTG GATGAAAAGAACCAACTAATGACGACTAATGTCTGGATGAAACAG GAGTGGATGGACCTGAAACTGCGCTGGAATCCTGATGACTACCTGGGAATTACAGCAATCAGAGTACCATCTGATTCAATATGGATCCCAGATATAGTGTTATATGACAA TGCAGATGGGCATTTTGAAGCCACAATCACCAAGGCTGTTGTTAGATATGATGGCACCATCTCCTGGACACCACCTGCAAATTACAAGTCTTCCTGCACCATAGATGTCACATTTTTCCCATTTGACCTCCAGAACTGCTCCATGAAGTTTGGATCTTGGACATACGATGGCTCTCAG GTGGACATTCTTCTCGAGGACGTTCAAGTGGACAAGAAGGATTACTTTGATAATGGCGAGTGGGAGATTGTGACAGCGACAGGCAGTCGGGGTATGAGGAGTGATGGCACCTTCCTCTACCCGTTCATCAAGTATTCCTTCATCATACGGAGGCTTCCCCTGTTCTACACGCTCTTCCTCATCATTCCGTGCATTGGCCTGTCTTTCCTCACCATCCTGGTCTTTTACCTGCCCTCCAATGGTGGTGAGAAGATCTCCCTCTGCACATCTGTATTGGTCTCCCTTACTGTTTTCCTCCTGGTCATTGAGGAGATCATCCCGTCCTCCTCCAAGGTCATCCCTCTGATTGGAGAGTACCTGGTGTTCACCATGATCTTTGTCACGCTCTCAATTGTCATCACTGTCTTTGCAATTAACATCCATCACCGCTCCTCATCCACGCACCACAGCATGGCTCCCTGGGTGCGCCGGATCTTCCTGCACAGCCTACCCAAGTTGCTTTGCATGCGCAGTCATGTGGACCGCTATGCCACCTCATCAGGGAAGCTGAGGCCTGCTGAGGCTGGGAGAGAGGACAACGGACACGTTACAAAGAACTCCAAACAGGAGACAAACCCTCTGCTCTACTCCAGGACTAGCCTTCAGGCAGCCCTGGACTCCATACGTTACATAGCCCTCCATGTGGTGAAAGAGAATGAAGTCCGGGAG GTGGTGCAGGACTGGAAGTTTGTAGCGCAGGTGCTGGACCGTGTGTTCCTCTGGGTCTTCCTCCTGGTGTCAGTGCTAGGCTCGGCCCTTCTCTTCATTCCTGTCATCTATAAATGGGCCAGCATCGTCGTGCCAAGTTACAATGGCATAAGCAGCTGA
- the LOC114772174 gene encoding uncharacterized protein LOC114772174, translating into MAQLLYNEVNLHKLNRAEPSRHMQPLSMHVPADVSRVYPCGDEQALFLLDLLEYEDLTEPHNIFTMSVSGIVILILFVSINISLQQGLYPAQIFARSTQREGENITIKCRISGSQNVTEMLPLHMYLCKNGFGIRMEMLTNLMDTTFPIKNVKIGDTGNYTCVYSKTKHIAKNVTGTGLNSIFITVADKGQKSGLSMTLLIASGIIILLVLGVFSLRTFKRRMLHSHKDGQSQAGEAVYSECQRTEAVHTNMTDNHEAKVHFIDNSVLYSTVQAWEKRETETQSNFVYAQVRKKRCGGHHTQDTF; encoded by the exons ATGGCGCAGCTCCTGTACAATGAAGTCAACCTGCACAAATTAAACCGGGCCGAACCTTCCAGACACATGCAGCCCCTGTCAATGCATGTCCCTGCAGACGTGTCCCGCGTCTATCCCTGTGGGGACGAGCAGGCTCTCTTCCTGCTGGACCTTCTTG AATATGAGGACCTGACTGAGCCACACAACATCTTCACCATGTCAGTTTCAGGGATCGTTATCTTAATCTTGT TTGTGAGTATAAACATTTCCTTGCAGCAAG gtTTATACCCAGCGCAAATTTTTGCACGAtccacacagagagagggagagaacatTACAATAAAGTGTCGAATCAGTGGTTCACAAAATGTTACAGAGATGCTGCCATTGCACATGTACctttgcaaaaatggatttGGAATAAGAATGGAAATGTTGACAAATTTAATGGATACCACATTTcccatcaaaaatgttaaaataggAGACACAGGGAATTACACATGTGTCTACTCAAAAACCAAACACATTGCCAAAAATGTGACAGGAACCGGACTGAACTCCATCTTCATCACAGTTGCTG ATAAGGGCCAGAAGTCAGGACTGTCCATGACTTTATTAATTGCTTCTGGGATTATTATACTCTTAGTGCTGGGTGTGTTTAGCCTCAGGACTTTTAAACGAa GGATGTTGCATAGCCACAAAGATGG cCAAAGTCAGGCAGGAGAAGCTGTCTACAGTGAATGTCAGAGAACAGAGGCCGTCCACACTAACATGACAG ATAACCATGAGGCCAAAGTCCATTT CATAGACAACAGCGTGCTGTACAGCACTGTTCAGGCCTGGG aaaaaagagagaCTGAAACTCAGTCTAACTTTGTCTACGCTCAAGTTAGAAAAAAACGATGTGGAGGACATCACACACAAGACACTTTTTGA